Part of the bacterium genome is shown below.
GGCGCGGGCGGAGCGGGCGACCGCCGTGCTGTTCGGCAGCCGCCCGGCCCACGACCTGCCGGCCAGCGAGCTGCTCGAGGTGTTCGCCGACGTGCCGTCCACCGATCTGGCGAAGGATCGGCTCGCGGGCGAGGGGATGTCCATCGTGGAGCTGCTGGCGGAGAGCGGGGTCGCCACGTCCAAGGGCGACGCGCGCCGGCTGATCGCGGGCGGAGGCGTGTATCTGAACGGCGAGCGGGTGAGCGACGTGGACCGGCGCGTCACCCTGGCGGACGCGATCGAGGGCGCCGTCGTGGTGCTGCGCAAGGGACGCAAAGAGAACCGGCTCGTGCGACTGGTGGGCTAGGACTCGCCGGGGCCGGGCACGGGCCGGAAGCGGAGAACGTCGAGCGCGAACGTGACCTCGAGCGGGCCGAGCGCGGACGCCTGCGCTCGCGCCCGCTCGTCCATGTGCCAGGCGCTCGGCGTCATGTTCACGAGGTCGAGGACGTCGTCTCCCTCGAGCGCGGCGCCGAATTCGACGACGTCGTGCCCCTCCAGCTCGAAGGGTCCCCGGAACCGCTCGATGGTGCGCCGAAGCTTTTCCGGCTCCATGCCGATCATGGGCAGCGCCGCGCGCAGCTCCGCGAGGTGCGCCGCCGCGGGGATGACCACGACGAGCAACCCCGATGGCCGGAGCACGCGCCGGAACTCGCGCGGGTTGCGCGGCGCGAAGATGTCCAGCAGCAGGTGGACGCAGCCGTCGCGCAGGCAGATCCGGTGGTGGACGTCGTTGCGGAAGAAGAGGACGCCGCGGTGGCGCCGCGCGGCCATGCGTAGCGCGTCCCGTGAGACGTCCAGCCCGAAGTAGCACTCGCCGTCCTGCGCGCCGGCCGCCAGCCCTCCGATGAAATGGCCTTCCCCACAGCCGGCCTCGAGGACGACGAGGCCGGCTCGGTCCTCCGGTGCGCCGTGCTCCGCGAGGGCGCGGCGGAGCGCCGCGCGGCACTCGTCGAGCGCGCGGGCGAGCGGCGCGAACCAGCCGCGCTCGAGGAAGCGGCGCCGCGCGCGGAGCATCTCCGCCGTGTCGCCGGTGAGCGTGGAGCGGCCGTGACCCGCGGGGAGCAGGTCCACGTGGCCCTCACGCGCGAAGTCGAACGAGTGCCTCCGCGGGCAGCGCAACGTGCGCCCCCCGCCGGCGAGCGGCTCCCCGCAGACGGGGCACGTGAGGAGCGAGATGCACGCGGCTGGAGCCCGGTCGCTCACGGGCGCGACAGGTTCACGTCCTTGCGGATGCTCTCCCGCCTCGGCGGGTACGGGAGGAACCGGACGCCGGGCAACTGCGCCACGGTGTCCGGCCGGAGCGTTTCCTGAGTCGCATCCACCTCCACCAGGACGCACGGGACGCAGCCCCGGAACGGCTCCGATTCGACGGCGAGTTCGATCCAGTCATCGCCCAGGCAGTCCGCGTTCGTCCGGGGAGGCGCGCCTCGGTCGGACCGGTGCAGTCCTGCCGTGGCATGGCCAACGGCGCGGCCACCGCGGCGTCCACGCCGACCGCGCCGCCGGCCGCCTCGCGCCGGGCGGCGCCCGGCTCGGGGACGAGGGCTACGGCCCGGTCAGCGTTCCGTCGCCGCTGCGCCCGCGTCCTCGTCACGCGGGTCGGCAAAGCCGATGCGGACTCCAGCCGCATCCACGAAGATCGAGTGCGCGCGGCCCTGGGTGCCGCCTACCCGGACGGTGTGCCCCATCGCCTCCAGAGCGCGGATCGTCTCGGGATCCGCGCCGGCCCGCTCGATACGGATCTCATCCGGCAGCCACTGGTGGTGGATGCGGGGCGCGGACACCGCCTCCTCGATGCTCATGCCGAAGTCCACCAGGTTCAGCGTGATCTGGAGCACCGTGTTGATGATCGTGCGGCCGCCGGGGCTGCCGATCACTGCGACGACACGGCCGTCCTTCGCCAGGATCGTGGGCGTCATGCTGGACAGCATGCGCTGCCCGGGCCGGGCGAGGTTGGGCTCGGTGCCGATCAGCCCGCGTTCGTTGGTGAGGCCCGGCGCGGCGTTGAAGTCGCCCATCTCGTTGTTCAGCAGGAACCCGGCGCCCGGCACGGTGATCTTGGAGCCGTAGCTGGCCTCGAGCGTGTAGGTGACGGAGACGGCCATGCCGTTGGCGTCCACCACGGAGTAGTGGGTGGTCTCCATGCTCTCGGCCACGAGCTCGACGTCCTCGGGCGAGGAGCGGGAGGCGCGCTCGGGATCGATGGTGGCGCGCAGCTCCGCCGCGTACTCCTTGCTGGTGAGCCACTCGATCGGGACCTCGACGAAGTCCGTGTCCGCCACCCAGCGCGCGCGGTCGCGGTACGCGCGGCGCATTGCCTCCACGAGGTGATGGATGTACTCCGCGGAGTTGTGGCCCATCGCACGGAGGTCGTAGCCCTCGAGGATGTTCAGCATCTGGATGAGCGCGATGCCGCCGCTCGAGGGCGGGCCCATGCTGATGACCTCGTAGCCGCGGTAGGTGCCGCGGAGGGGCGGCTGCTCCTTCGCCTCGTAGCGGGCGAGGTCCTCCTCCGTGATCCAGCCGCCGCCGCGGCGCATCTCCTCGGCGATCAGGCGCGCGGTCTCGCCCCGGTAGAACCCGTCCCGCCCCTGCCGCATGATGCGCTCGAGGGTGCGGGCGAGGTCCGGCTGCTTCCAGATCTCACCGGGCTCGTAGGGCGTGCCGTTCTTCGAGAACGCGGCCACGCTGGCGGGATAGCGCTGCATCGAGGGGAGCACGGCCTGGAGCGAGCGGGCGAGGCCGGGCATGACGGGGAAGCCGTCGCGCGCGAGGCGGACGGCGGGCTCGACCAGCTCCCGCCACGGCTTGGAGCCGTAGCGCTCGTGGGCGAGCGCGAAGCCCGCCACCGTACCGGGCACGCCCACCGCCAGGTGGCTGTCGTGGTGGAGGCGCGACGAGTACCGACCCGTCGAATCCAGGAACATCTCGGGATGCGCCCGGAGCGGGGCCTTCTCCCGGAAGTTGAAGCTGGTCGTGCGGCCATCCGGGAAGCGGATCACGATGAAGCCGCCGCCGCCGATGTTCCCGGCGGCCGGGTGGGTGACCGCCAGTGCGAAGCCGGTCGCGATCGCGGCATCCAGCGCGTTGCCGCCCGAGGCGAGGACGTCGCGGCCGATGCGGCTGGCGATCTCCGTCGCGGAGACGACGACGCCGCCCGTCGAGCGGACGAGCTTCGTGGGCGCGTCCGTCGCGCTGCGCTCGGGAGCACGGGCAGCCGCGGGCGTCGGGGCCGGCGCCTCCGTGGCGGGGCGGCACGCCGCGGCGAGCAGCGCGGCGAGCAGCAGCGCACGGGAGAGCAGGCGTCCCGAGATGCGGTGGATCGAAAGCGTACAGCGCATGACTCGCTTCCTCATCGGGTGTTCACGTCCCGCGCATCGCGGGCGGCCGTGGCCGGCGACGAGGACCACGCCGCCCGGATGCCGCGAGCGCGAGGCCGGCGGCGAGGCGGCGGGCACGCGGCGTTCGCGGCTTCGACGACGTCGCATGCTCCAGCTCCCTCCGGACTGCCCCGCGCACGGCGCGGCTCGGCGGGCATGATACGGCCCCGACAGGAGTGAGGCCAGTGCGGGGTCTGGGCCGTGGGAAAACGGGAGGACATCCTCCGGCGGACCGTCCTACCGCCGGCCGATCGGCAGTTGGGCGCCGAGGTGGAACGACCAGGCACGCCGCCACACCTCGCCGTCCTCCACCCGGGAACGGCGGAGCAGGCGGGAGTCCTGCCACTCCTCTTCCTGGATGATGTACGGGACGGGGAACAGCAGCACGTCAGCGCCCGCCACGACCTGCACGCGCGACCCGAGGCTTACCCCCACACCGCCGAGGAGGAACGGGACGCCGCGGTCCACTTCGACGCCTGCGCCGACGGCGACGCGAAGGAAATCGAGCGGGGGCGGAGCGAAGCCGGCCTGCACGTCCATCGTGCGAATGCCGTGCCCCCACAGCTCGCTCTCGTAGGTCCGACGGCGATGGACTCCGTCCGGCTCAACCGGCACCCCGAGGACGCACTCTTCGATGTCGGCTTCGCGGACCCCTGCGTAGCGCACGCGGAGATCCCAGCCGCGGCTCGAGCGCACGCCGACATACGCCTGCACGCCCAGCCCGGCGTGAACGTCCTCCATCCTCGAGCAGCTCCAGGCGAACGGCCCCGGGATCGCCGCGAGGATCACCGACCCACCGATGTAAACCGTCCTTGCCGGCGGCTGCGCCGGGTGCGCCGGGGCGCTTCCCGCGTGGCGCGCCGCCTCCTGGCCGGCCAGCGGCGTCGCCGCCATGACGAGGGCGAGAGCCGCGAGGAGCGGCCGTGGGAGGTGAGCGTTTCCGTCATGCATCCGCAATTCCGGCTCCGCAGAGAACGGCGGTCCGGCCACCGGCCATGGAAACGTTCGAACGGCTCCGGTTCGGACGGGGACGGCGTGCGCGGCGGGTCGACACGGGCCGGCCTCTCCCGGGATCGTCCGCGACCGTGCCAATTGGAGCCGATCTCCCCCCGGGACGACGCGCCCGAATTGACCGCGTGGCGACGGTGCCCCATCGTGGCGAGCGAGCGGTCCACCTCGCCCGGCCCGGGGTGCGGCGGCGTGGATCCGCGGCACGGCCCAGCGCCGCGCCGGCCGCAGCGGCGCGACGGATCGGTCCGACTCCGACGGAGGAGGGACGCATGGCGTTCACCCACCGGACCCTCTGGCTCCTGCTCGTGGCCATCGCCGCGGGCTGCGCGGGCGGCGCCCCACCCGCCAACGACGAGGGCGCGACGCGGGTGACGGAGTGGACCGAGGACTACGAGGCGATCTCGCTGCTGGGAGAGGAGCTGCGCGCGCCGGTGCTGCCGGAGGAGCGGCGGATCGAGCTGGAGCGCCAGCTCGATGAAGCGCGGGCCGCGTACGAGCGCGACCCCACGGATGCGGACGCGATCATCTGGCTGGGCCGGCGGACGGCGTACCTCGGTCGGTACCGGGAGGCGATCGCCATCTTCACCGAGGGGATCGCGAAGCACCCCGGTGACGCACGCATGTACCGGCACCGCGGACACCGGCTCATCACCGTCCGCGCGTTCGACGCCGCGATCGCGGACCTCGAACGCGCTGCCGCGTTGGTGCGTGGCAAGCCGGACGAGATCGAGCCGGACGGCATGCCCAACGCATACGGCCTCCCGACGAGCACGCTGCAGTCCAACATCTGGTACCACCTGGGCCTGGCGTACTACCTGACGGGCGAGTTCGAGCAGGCGCTCGAGGCGTTCCGCGCGTGCATGGAGGTGGCGACGAACCCGGACATGCACGTGGCCGCTGCGGACTGGCTCTACATGACCCTGCGGCGCCTGGGCCGGGATGCGGAAGCGGCGGCCGTGCTGGAGCCGATCACCGCAGACATGCAGATCCTCGAGAACCACGCGTACCACCGGCTGCTGCTGATGTACAAGGGCGAGCTGCCGCCGGATTCGCTGCTCGCCGACGACGGCGACTCTCTCCAGATGGCGACGCAGGGCTACGGCGTCGGCAACTGGTACCTGTACAACGGCGATCCGGAGCGGGCGCGGGAGATCTTCGAGCGCGTGGTGAGTCTCGGGAACTGGCCCGCCTTCGGGCACATCGCGGCGGAAGCGGAGCTCGCGCGAATGCGCGGGACCGCTACTGCGGCCGGCCGCTCCGCCGCCATGGCAACCGTCCCTCGATCTCGGCCGAAAGGGCGAAGCTGAGGAAGGTCCGGATCAGGACGACGATCGCCAGGATGCCGACGCTGCGGAAGCTGGGCTCGATGGCGACGGTGTGGATGATGTCCGCGGCGACGAGGAACTCGAGGCCGAGCAGGATCGAGCGGCCGAGGCCGACGCGGTAGCGGCGGTAGGCGTCGTCGAGCGTCGTCTTCGTGACGAGGTCGCGGACGAACGCGATGGTCCCGATCGCCGCGCCGACCACGATCGCCCCGATGCCCGCGACCTCGATGACGGCCGTGGCCCACCGCGCGATGTCGGTGTAGGCGGCCGACTGCGGCAAGGAGACCGGGCCGGCCACCTCCTGGATCACCGCACGCCGACCTGTCCCTTCACCGACTCGATCAGCTTCGCCGAGTCGTAGCCGATCCCATCCTTGAAGACGATCGTCACGTTGCGGATCTCGGCCGGCGTCGTGATCGGGTTGCCCCGGATCACGACGAGGTCGGCCCTCTTGCCCTTCGCGATCGAGCCGAGCTCGTCGTCCAGCCCCAGGATCTTCGCGCCGTTGAGGCTCATGATCTGGATCGCCTCGACGGGCGTGAAGCCGGCCTCGATCAAGAGTTCGTAGTTGCGCTGGTCGCCGAAGCCGGGCAGCGCGCCGCCAATGCCGGTGGGGTCCACGCCGGCGCCGAGCAGGCCGCCCGCCCGCACGAAGGCGACCTCGAACTCCTGCGCCTTGCGGAAGACCCGGGGCATGACGGACGTGGCGGCGTTGCGCGCGATCTCCTCGCGGGTGCGCAGGTACTCCTCCCGCGTCTCGGGGGACATGGCGTCCAGCACGCGTTGTTCGAGCGGCGGCCGGTTCGGCACGGTCAGCTCGTAGACCGCGAGCGTGGACGTCATGGCGACGCCGTTCTCGACCATCTCGCGGATGGTCTGCTGCACCTCGGGGCTGGACACCTCCACGTGGGCGAGGTGGCCGCGCATGCCCGCCGGGCAGACGTCCGGCTGCTTGTCCGGGTCCCAGTCGCTGTTGGTGAACAGCCCGTGCTCGAGGTTGTCGATCCCCAGCGCCACGGCTTCGCGGAACGAGACCGAGCAGAGGTGCCCCGTGACCTTGAGGCCGCGGCGATGCGCCTCCTCGATGGCGGCCTTCAGCTCCGCGCGGCTGATCTGCGCGTACGCCTTGAACCAGCTCGCGCCCTCTTCCGCCCAGTACGCGACGACGCGGCGCGCGTCCTCCGGCGCGTTGACCTGCATCATGTGGGTGCTGCTGCTCGGCCCGTTGAGGTACGGCCCGGTCACGAACATTCGCGGCCCCGGCACCCTGCCCTGCTCGATGGCGCGCTTGAGATTGAGCTCCGCGTAGGGCGACGCGGCGCCGGTCGTGCGGATCGTGGTGACGCCGCTGGCCAGGTAGAGGCGCGGCGCGCTGTAGGAGAGCTGGACGCTGCGGGCCGTCGTCGTATAGAACGTGTGGTTGTGCATGCCGACGAGGCCAGGGATCACGGTGTGGCCGCTCAGGTCCAGCGTGTGCGCGCCGGCCGGCGGGCGGACCTGCGCCGCGGGGCCGACCTCGACGATGCGGCCGTTCTCGATGATGATCGTCTGACCTTCCACGGGTGGCGCGCCGGTTCCGTCCACCACGCGCACGTTGGTGAGCGCGACGACGGGCGCGTCCACCGCGACGTACTGCCGGACCTCGCCCGAGAGCTGGGCAGGCGCCTGGAGGCTCAGGGCCGGGGCCGGAGCGAGGGCGAAGGCAAGGGCGGCGAAGAGTGGCGTTCTCATCGAGGGCTCCTGTACCGGGTTCCGGTTGCGGCCGTCGGTGGGAGAACCCGTGGCTCGGCCGGGCGCACGAACGCGTCCTACCCAACGACCGACTGGTCGCGGTTGCGGTGCGGGGCAATCTCGTCACGTGCGGCGTCCTGTCAAGGCGCGCGAGCGGACCGGCGGGTGGGCGGCTGTCGCGCCGACCCAGGACCGGGACCGCGGGCAGTGCGGCGAGGCGTGCGGGCCGGGACAGACGCCGTGTCGCGTGGCGCGGTGGCGACACGGCGTGACCGTTCGGGCACGGGAGGTGCACCGAGTGCATTGCAATCCCGATACGCGGAGCGGTGTCGAACGCGCCGCTCATCGTCCGATCATTCCGGCCGACGCACGTGCCACGGATCGCGGAAACGCCGGCGGCCTCCGGGTCGCCTGTTCCGCTGTTGGATCTGGGCCGCGCGCTGCGCCAGCAGCGCATCGCGTGCTGCCAATGGACGGGGTTCGACCGGCCGGAATGGTGGGCGACGGGCCGCGGGGAGGTCGCCCTGCTCGTCGACCGTGTGGCGGCGGCGCGCTTCGATGCACTGGCCGCGCGGCACGGCTTCAGGCGAGTGGTGCCGCCGTTCGGGCGCACGCTCCCCGGCATCGCCGAGTACCTGGGCACGGACCCGGTGACCGGCGTGCTGCTGTGCCTGCACGTGCACTACCGGCTCGTGGTCGGCCGCCACGACACGGCGCGTTACCGCTTGCCGGTGGAGCAGCCGGTGCTGGCCGAGGCGGTGCGTGCACGCCCCTTCCCCATCCCCTCTCCCGAGTGGGCGCTGATCCTCTTCGTGCTGCGCACCGCGCTCCGCACCCCGCAGCCGCGGCTGCTGCCGGCCACGTGGTCGGGCACGGCGGAAGCGCTCGAGGCGGACGTGGTGTTCAGTCGGCTCGAGGCCGCGTTGGAGCAGCACCTCCCTGCCGTTCCTTACCCGTGCTTCGAGGGGTGCCTGCGCGCGCTGATCGAGCGAGACGACGAACGCTGGCACCGGGAAGCCGCGCGATTGCGCGAGCGGCTGGCGCCGCTGCGCGAAGGGCCTCCCATTGCCGCGCTCGCCGCAGCCGCGGCGACACGCCTCGGCAGACTCCTCGGCCACCGCAGCTCCCTCGCCCGCGCGGGCAACGGGCGGGCACGCGGCGGCAGACGGCTCGCGAGCGGCGGCGTCATCGTGGCGCTGGTCGGCGGCGCTGGCGCGGGAAAGAGCAAGGCCGCCGCCGCGCTCGAGACGTGGCTGGCACCCGAGCTCAGCGTGTTGCGCATCCACGCGGGTCGCCCGCCGCGGTCGCTGGCGACCCTCGCCACCGGTGCGGCGCTGGAGCTGGTGCGTCGCTTCTTGGGCCCTCACGCAGAACGCAGCGCGATCCTCCAGCGGCTCTACACGCTGCACAGCCGCTGCACGGCGCTGGACCGGCTGCGCCTGTGCGCCAAGGCAAGCCGCTTCGCCGCGCGCGGCGGCATCGTCATCGCCGAGCAGTATCCGCTCCGGCAGGACACCTCCCTCATGGACCCGACCAACGCCGCGCTGGCGGCTGCCAGCCCGCAGTGGCCGCTGGTCCGCCTCCTCCCCCGCGCCGAGGAAGACCTCGACGCCCGCATCCCACCGCCGGACGCGGTGGTGCTGCTGCGCGTGACGCCAGAGGTCGCGGCGGCGCGCAAAGTTGGCGCGGACACGAACGACGCCCGCGAGTGCGACCCGCTCCTCGCGGACGCGGATTCGAACGGCGCGCGCGTCGTGGACGCGGACCGGCCGTTCGCAGAAATGCTGCACGAACTCCGCGAAGTGGTATGGCAGGCGCTGTGATCCACCGAGCACGCGGCGGGCTGCACGAGCTGGTCGTGACCCGGCCGTGCTGGCACCGGGCGCTGACGTACGCGGGAGGGAAGGAATCGCACGGGCGCCGCCGGGGATCCCTCAGCCGCTCTCCGCGACCTCGAACACCATCATCATCCCCGCCTCCAGGTGCTCCGCAATGTGACAGTGCAGCATCCAGCGGCCGGGGTTGGTCAGCTCGAGCAGCAGCTCCACGGTCGCACCGACCGGCAGCAGCACCGTGTCCTTCCACACCAGGTTCTCGTTCGGGACGCCGTTCACCGCGAGCACCAGGAACCGCTGGCCGTGGATGTGGATCGGGTGCTGCATCGCGTGCGCGGCGTAGCGGTTGTTCGTGAGCCGGATCTTCACCACGTCGCCCACGCGGAAGCGCCAGTCGATGTCCATGTTCTCCCGGCCGGTCGCCGGATCGCGCAGCACCCACTTCACCTCGCGGCTCGTCGCGATCCAGTTCATCTCC
Proteins encoded:
- the ggt gene encoding gamma-glutamyltransferase, which encodes MRCTLSIHRISGRLLSRALLLAALLAAACRPATEAPAPTPAAARAPERSATDAPTKLVRSTGGVVVSATEIASRIGRDVLASGGNALDAAIATGFALAVTHPAAGNIGGGGFIVIRFPDGRTTSFNFREKAPLRAHPEMFLDSTGRYSSRLHHDSHLAVGVPGTVAGFALAHERYGSKPWRELVEPAVRLARDGFPVMPGLARSLQAVLPSMQRYPASVAAFSKNGTPYEPGEIWKQPDLARTLERIMRQGRDGFYRGETARLIAEEMRRGGGWITEEDLARYEAKEQPPLRGTYRGYEVISMGPPSSGGIALIQMLNILEGYDLRAMGHNSAEYIHHLVEAMRRAYRDRARWVADTDFVEVPIEWLTSKEYAAELRATIDPERASRSSPEDVELVAESMETTHYSVVDANGMAVSVTYTLEASYGSKITVPGAGFLLNNEMGDFNAAPGLTNERGLIGTEPNLARPGQRMLSSMTPTILAKDGRVVAVIGSPGGRTIINTVLQITLNLVDFGMSIEEAVSAPRIHHQWLPDEIRIERAGADPETIRALEAMGHTVRVGGTQGRAHSIFVDAAGVRIGFADPRDEDAGAAATER
- a CDS encoding amidohydrolase, whose amino-acid sequence is MRTPLFAALAFALAPAPALSLQAPAQLSGEVRQYVAVDAPVVALTNVRVVDGTGAPPVEGQTIIIENGRIVEVGPAAQVRPPAGAHTLDLSGHTVIPGLVGMHNHTFYTTTARSVQLSYSAPRLYLASGVTTIRTTGAASPYAELNLKRAIEQGRVPGPRMFVTGPYLNGPSSSTHMMQVNAPEDARRVVAYWAEEGASWFKAYAQISRAELKAAIEEAHRRGLKVTGHLCSVSFREAVALGIDNLEHGLFTNSDWDPDKQPDVCPAGMRGHLAHVEVSSPEVQQTIREMVENGVAMTSTLAVYELTVPNRPPLEQRVLDAMSPETREEYLRTREEIARNAATSVMPRVFRKAQEFEVAFVRAGGLLGAGVDPTGIGGALPGFGDQRNYELLIEAGFTPVEAIQIMSLNGAKILGLDDELGSIAKGKRADLVVIRGNPITTPAEIRNVTIVFKDGIGYDSAKLIESVKGQVGVR